Proteins encoded by one window of Marixanthomonas sp. SCSIO 43207:
- a CDS encoding FMN-binding negative transcriptional regulator: protein MYPSPHYQELDRKKLISVIQKFPLGMLVTVYDNKPLITHIPFIYNTETKTLVAHIDKNNPQYNTLQEGTEATVIFKGPDCYISPSIYESKDQLPTWNYIAVHITGKIHLINDAEIAKNSMIAMTKFLEGSEQRFVLQKDNPKMDRFVNYIQTFEIEITKWEGKFKLSQDKSKADQENTRSALKAKTERSLSEFINSIYRN, encoded by the coding sequence ATGTATCCTTCGCCTCACTATCAAGAGCTAGACAGAAAAAAATTGATTTCTGTAATACAAAAATTTCCGTTAGGTATGCTAGTGACAGTTTATGACAACAAGCCACTTATAACGCACATTCCTTTTATTTATAACACCGAAACTAAAACACTAGTTGCTCATATTGACAAAAACAATCCGCAGTATAACACCTTACAGGAAGGAACCGAAGCTACAGTAATTTTTAAAGGTCCCGATTGTTATATTTCACCATCTATTTATGAATCTAAAGACCAACTCCCTACATGGAATTATATCGCCGTTCATATCACAGGGAAAATTCATTTAATTAATGATGCTGAAATAGCAAAAAACAGTATGATTGCTATGACAAAGTTTTTGGAAGGAAGCGAACAGCGTTTTGTATTACAAAAAGATAATCCTAAAATGGATCGCTTTGTAAATTATATTCAAACTTTTGAAATTGAAATTACCAAGTGGGAAGGTAAGTTTAAATTATCACAAGATAAAAGTAAAGCTGATCAAGAAAACACTAGAAGTGCTCTTAAAGCCAAAACCGAAAGATCTCTTTCAGAATTTATAAACTCTATTTATAGAAACTAA
- a CDS encoding DUF1569 domain-containing protein, with product MRLLIKSFKSTLYNDKPWKQNLPTAKEFIVSEQKDFDKEKNSLVLLIDELKAKGEQHNWPKHPIFGTFTSQQWGQMQYKHLDHHLKQFNS from the coding sequence ATGAGGTTGCTCATCAAAAGTTTTAAATCAACCTTGTATAATGATAAACCATGGAAACAAAACTTACCTACCGCAAAAGAATTTATTGTAAGTGAACAGAAAGACTTTGATAAAGAAAAAAATAGCCTTGTACTATTAATCGATGAGCTTAAAGCAAAAGGAGAGCAACACAATTGGCCTAAACATCCTATTTTTGGGACATTTACCAGCCAACAATGGGGGCAAATGCAATATAAACACTTAGACCACCATTTAAAGCAATTCAATTCATAG
- the radC gene encoding DNA repair protein RadC has protein sequence MKENTTSFSIKNWSEDDRPREKLLQKGRTALSDAELIAILIGSGSREESAVSLSQRILASAENNLNQLGKLSIKDLMQFKGIGEAKAVTIAAALELGRRRRAGEALQRKRITSSQSVFELMQPIIGELPHEEFWIVYLNNSNKVLQTSQLSKGGITGTLVDVRLAFKNALQLGAVAVILAHNHPSGTLKPSQPDIKITQKLKTAGESLDIKVLDHLIITEKAYFSFADESMM, from the coding sequence TTGAAAGAAAACACAACATCTTTTTCTATAAAAAACTGGAGTGAAGACGATCGTCCTCGTGAAAAATTACTTCAGAAAGGACGTACAGCCTTAAGTGATGCCGAATTGATTGCAATTTTAATTGGTTCAGGAAGCAGAGAGGAGAGTGCCGTATCGTTAAGTCAACGTATACTAGCTTCTGCTGAAAATAATTTGAATCAATTAGGGAAGCTCTCAATTAAAGATTTAATGCAGTTTAAAGGAATAGGTGAAGCTAAAGCAGTTACCATAGCAGCTGCCTTAGAACTAGGAAGAAGACGAAGAGCCGGTGAAGCTTTACAGCGTAAAAGAATCACTTCTAGTCAATCTGTTTTTGAGTTAATGCAGCCTATTATTGGTGAGTTGCCTCATGAAGAATTTTGGATTGTTTATTTAAACAATTCAAACAAAGTTTTACAAACTTCACAACTGAGTAAAGGTGGTATTACCGGGACATTGGTTGATGTGCGTTTGGCTTTTAAAAATGCATTACAACTGGGTGCTGTAGCTGTAATTCTTGCTCATAACCATCCTTCTGGAACGTTAAAACCCAGTCAGCCAGATATTAAGATTACACAAAAACTTAAAACTGCGGGAGAAAGTCTAGATATTAAAGTGCTAGACCACCTTATAATAACTGAAAAAGCTTACTTTAGCTTTGCTGATGAATCTATGATGTAA
- a CDS encoding polysaccharide deacetylase family protein, producing the protein MRILGIEVSFTSVIEELIAHNGPKLSYGKQPMGNELFLQSHGLLTEQGVESIDISVKQWQETIGFFPVSEKSALPFDIFSAGFYLLSRYEEYLPHVKDERGRYPVSESLGYKEKFLQEPVVDIWAYKFKQVLQKHFPDIDFPNKKMQIHPVIKAVEPFAYQQKGIFRSFIGYTSDFLKFKIRQLTRRTQVILGFRRDPHNTFKWIINRAKRSKNKLSVFFLLGEAATFKESLNTHRQKFKMLIKYVNDYKEVGLLFSYSSLHEYEILKTEKKRLEEITNRSLLSSMGSHYLVNLPDFYRHLVELEIKKDFTMVYKNDIGFRAGTCTPFLFYDLDYEIKTPLVVHPLAMTTAAFNDKSEMEVNKIIESMMYSVHKVNGTFSIIFSNTDFSPNTSKVWKKVFSEKMFQND; encoded by the coding sequence ATGCGAATTTTAGGGATTGAAGTTAGTTTTACCTCAGTAATTGAAGAGTTAATTGCTCACAATGGTCCCAAATTATCTTACGGAAAACAACCTATGGGAAATGAGCTTTTTCTTCAAAGTCATGGCTTATTAACAGAGCAAGGTGTTGAGAGTATAGATATAAGTGTAAAGCAATGGCAAGAGACTATTGGTTTTTTTCCGGTTTCAGAAAAAAGTGCGTTACCTTTTGATATTTTTTCGGCAGGTTTCTATCTGCTAAGCCGTTATGAAGAATATTTGCCTCACGTAAAAGACGAGCGTGGCAGGTATCCGGTTTCAGAAAGTTTGGGATATAAAGAAAAATTTTTACAAGAGCCTGTTGTCGATATTTGGGCTTATAAGTTTAAGCAAGTATTGCAAAAACACTTTCCCGATATTGATTTTCCCAATAAAAAAATGCAGATTCACCCCGTGATAAAAGCTGTAGAACCTTTTGCTTATCAACAGAAAGGTATTTTTAGGTCTTTTATTGGTTATACAAGTGATTTTTTAAAATTTAAAATACGACAACTTACACGCAGAACGCAAGTTATATTAGGTTTTAGAAGAGATCCACATAATACATTCAAATGGATTATTAACCGTGCAAAACGAAGTAAAAACAAACTGTCTGTTTTCTTTTTACTTGGCGAAGCTGCTACTTTTAAGGAGAGTTTAAATACACATAGGCAAAAGTTTAAAATGCTTATTAAGTATGTAAATGATTATAAAGAGGTAGGGTTGCTTTTTTCATATAGTTCATTACATGAATATGAAATTCTTAAAACTGAAAAAAAACGCCTTGAAGAAATAACCAATAGAAGTCTGTTAAGCTCAATGGGATCTCATTACTTAGTAAACCTGCCAGATTTTTATAGACATCTTGTAGAACTTGAAATAAAAAAAGATTTTACCATGGTGTATAAAAATGATATTGGTTTTAGAGCCGGAACCTGCACACCTTTCTTGTTTTATGATCTTGATTATGAAATTAAAACACCATTGGTTGTACATCCGTTGGCTATGACAACTGCAGCTTTTAACGATAAAAGCGAAATGGAGGTTAACAAAATTATTGAATCTATGATGTATTCTGTGCATAAGGTAAATGGTACCTTTTCTATAATATTTAGCAACACAGATTTTTCACCAAATACCAGTAAAGTTTGGAAAAAGGTATTTTCAGAAAAAATGTTTCAGAATGATTAA
- a CDS encoding YjjG family noncanonical pyrimidine nucleotidase, with the protein MIKLTDVFFDLDHTLWDFDKNSSLAFERVFKTHNIKLNIKDFLEVYEPINLEYWRLFRSDTVTKQELRRGRLIDAFKTFKVSYSITEIDAMAASYIDELPVDNYLFNDALDILQYLSKKYTLHIITNGFHEVQHLKLKNSGIESFFKTVTTSEEVGLKKPNPIIFETALEKALVTPEKSMMIGDSFEADILGAKAIGMQTLFYNYRKIETPENQMVVKNLVEIKKYI; encoded by the coding sequence ATGATTAAACTTACCGATGTCTTTTTTGATCTAGATCATACGCTTTGGGATTTTGATAAAAACTCTTCATTAGCATTTGAGCGAGTATTTAAAACCCATAATATTAAACTCAATATTAAAGATTTTCTAGAGGTGTATGAACCCATCAACCTTGAATATTGGAGGCTTTTTAGAAGCGATACAGTTACCAAGCAAGAATTACGCAGAGGAAGGCTAATAGATGCATTTAAAACGTTTAAGGTTTCATATTCTATTACTGAAATTGATGCTATGGCTGCATCATATATTGATGAATTGCCGGTAGATAACTATCTTTTTAATGACGCACTTGATATATTACAGTACCTTTCAAAAAAGTATACACTTCATATCATTACAAATGGTTTTCACGAAGTACAGCATCTTAAACTGAAAAATAGTGGTATTGAGTCGTTTTTTAAAACAGTAACCACTTCAGAAGAAGTAGGGTTAAAGAAACCCAATCCAATTATTTTTGAAACAGCTCTTGAAAAAGCTCTGGTAACACCAGAAAAAAGCATGATGATAGGTGACTCTTTTGAAGCTGATATTCTAGGAGCCAAAGCCATAGGTATGCAAACACTTTTTTATAATTACAGAAAAATTGAAACACCTGAAAATCAAATGGTTGTTAAAAACCTTGTAGAAATTAAAAAATATATTTAA
- a CDS encoding DUF5723 family protein: MKKFIFCLLALWATELLSQNKQVLYGLEEVPQSLLLNPGGNVSQKYHFGIPFLSQIHINGGASGVSAFDIFGNSNTDINTRIRNKIFEMDDKDFFTVNQQLTIIDFGWRNKKDIYFSGGMYQELDFITYFPRDLAILAWEGNQQYLDYDFDLGELSLTGEMLTVFHFGANKKVNDNLTLGVRAKIYSSLIHFQSINNTGTFTTTESTNGINIYEHILRDIDVSVQTSGYASLRDADGSSEVVSDILGRTFFGGNLGLGFDFGATYDIGRNWTVSGSVLDLGAVFHTKDVENYESKGDYTINGIELIFPPLAEGEPTIPYFSNLEDDFEREVGVDTVNTSYTQWRPLKVNGAVEYRFGRGMGDACDCYNMGGAIKTGQSIGLQMFSVFRPKGPQVAGTLFYYRRLWDFLAAKATYTVDPYSYSNVGLGMVADVGKFNFYLAADNLLRYGNIAKAKSVSLQLGFNIKIDEP, from the coding sequence ATGAAAAAGTTTATATTTTGTCTTTTGGCCTTATGGGCAACAGAGTTACTTTCGCAAAATAAGCAAGTTTTATATGGTCTAGAAGAAGTACCACAAAGCTTATTACTTAACCCCGGAGGTAACGTTTCTCAAAAGTATCATTTCGGGATTCCCTTTCTATCTCAAATTCATATTAATGGAGGAGCTTCCGGAGTTTCTGCTTTTGATATCTTCGGAAATTCAAACACAGATATTAATACCCGAATTAGAAATAAAATCTTTGAAATGGACGACAAAGATTTCTTTACAGTCAATCAGCAACTTACTATTATAGATTTTGGTTGGCGAAATAAGAAAGATATTTATTTTTCAGGAGGAATGTATCAAGAGCTTGATTTTATTACCTATTTTCCTAGAGATCTTGCTATTCTAGCTTGGGAAGGAAATCAGCAGTACTTAGATTATGATTTTGACTTGGGTGAGCTAAGCTTGACCGGAGAGATGTTAACTGTTTTTCATTTTGGAGCAAACAAAAAAGTAAATGACAATTTAACTTTGGGCGTACGCGCAAAGATATATTCTAGTTTAATACACTTTCAAAGTATTAACAATACCGGAACTTTTACAACAACCGAATCTACCAATGGTATAAACATCTACGAGCACATATTGAGAGATATTGACGTATCGGTACAAACGTCGGGATACGCTTCATTACGAGATGCAGATGGTAGCTCTGAAGTAGTAAGTGACATCCTTGGCAGAACATTTTTTGGCGGTAATTTGGGATTAGGCTTTGATTTTGGTGCAACTTATGATATTGGTAGAAATTGGACCGTAAGTGGAAGTGTTTTAGATCTTGGAGCTGTTTTTCATACGAAAGACGTCGAAAACTATGAGTCAAAAGGAGATTACACCATAAACGGAATTGAATTAATATTTCCTCCCTTAGCAGAAGGAGAACCGACCATTCCTTATTTTTCAAATCTAGAAGATGATTTTGAAAGAGAAGTAGGAGTAGATACTGTAAACACAAGCTATACACAATGGAGACCTTTAAAAGTAAATGGAGCTGTTGAGTATCGTTTTGGTAGAGGCATGGGTGATGCTTGTGATTGCTACAATATGGGAGGTGCAATAAAAACAGGTCAATCTATCGGGTTGCAAATGTTTAGTGTGTTTAGGCCAAAGGGACCACAAGTAGCAGGAACCCTTTTTTACTACCGTAGGTTATGGGATTTTCTGGCAGCAAAAGCAACTTACACGGTTGATCCTTATTCATATTCAAATGTGGGTCTAGGGATGGTTGCAGATGTAGGTAAGTTTAATTTTTATCTTGCTGCAGATAATCTCTTGCGATATGGAAATATCGCTAAAGCAAAAAGCGTATCTTTACAGCTAGGCTTCAATATAAAAATTGACGAACCATGA
- a CDS encoding replication-associated recombination protein A gives MNTPLAERIRPKTLEEYISQQHLVGPNGSLTTQLSSGVLSSIILWGPPGIGKTTLASIIANQSDRPFYTLSAVDSGVAAVREIINKAKKSDSLFSAKNPILFIDEIHRFSKSQQDSLLGAVEKGWVTLIGATTENPSFEVIPALLSRCQVYVLKPFSREDLEALMKRAIEKDEVLQKKKIELKETEALIRLSGGDGRKLLNILELIITSENSEKVIVTNEMVQKKVQKNTVLYDKTGEQHYDIISAFIKSIRGSDPNAAVYWLARMIEGGEDLKFIARRLVILASEDIGLANPTALVMANNTFQAVTTIGYPEARLILSQCTLYLATSAKSNASYEAINKAQQLVKQTGDLSVPLSIRNAPTKLMKELGYGKDYQYAHNYEGNFVRHEFLPDEIKNTTFYKPGNNKREESLKNYLKSLWKDKYNF, from the coding sequence ATGAATACACCTTTAGCTGAACGAATACGTCCCAAAACTCTTGAAGAATATATAAGTCAACAGCACCTTGTAGGGCCAAACGGTTCTTTAACTACTCAATTATCTTCTGGTGTTTTGTCTTCAATAATATTATGGGGACCTCCAGGAATTGGTAAAACTACCTTAGCTTCTATTATTGCCAATCAATCTGATAGGCCTTTTTACACCCTCAGCGCAGTAGATAGTGGCGTGGCAGCTGTACGAGAAATAATAAATAAAGCAAAAAAGAGCGATTCACTTTTTTCGGCAAAAAACCCCATATTATTTATTGATGAAATCCACCGTTTTAGCAAATCACAACAAGATTCTCTATTAGGAGCCGTTGAAAAAGGATGGGTTACATTAATTGGCGCAACAACTGAAAACCCGAGTTTTGAAGTTATCCCTGCCCTATTGTCACGGTGTCAAGTATATGTTTTAAAACCGTTCAGCCGAGAAGATCTAGAAGCCTTAATGAAACGGGCGATTGAAAAAGATGAAGTATTACAGAAGAAAAAAATTGAATTAAAAGAAACTGAAGCCTTAATAAGGTTATCTGGTGGTGATGGAAGAAAATTACTAAATATTCTAGAGCTTATTATTACTTCTGAAAATTCAGAAAAAGTAATAGTAACCAATGAAATGGTTCAGAAGAAAGTTCAGAAAAACACAGTTTTATATGATAAGACCGGAGAACAACATTATGATATTATTTCGGCTTTTATTAAAAGTATTCGGGGTAGTGATCCCAATGCGGCTGTGTACTGGTTGGCAAGAATGATTGAAGGTGGCGAAGATCTTAAGTTTATAGCTCGTAGATTGGTTATTCTGGCTTCAGAAGATATTGGACTGGCAAACCCCACTGCCCTAGTTATGGCAAATAACACCTTTCAGGCAGTTACAACTATTGGGTATCCTGAGGCGCGTCTTATTTTAAGTCAATGCACCCTGTATTTGGCTACTTCAGCAAAGAGTAACGCTTCATATGAAGCTATAAATAAGGCACAGCAACTTGTTAAACAAACGGGTGATTTGTCGGTGCCGCTATCAATACGCAATGCTCCTACTAAGCTAATGAAAGAGCTAGGATACGGCAAAGATTATCAATATGCTCATAATTATGAAGGTAACTTTGTAAGGCACGAATTTTTACCCGATGAAATTAAAAACACCACTTTTTATAAACCCGGAAATAACAAACGGGAAGAGAGTCTAAAAAACTACCTTAAATCACTGTGGAAAGACAAATATAATTTTTGA
- a CDS encoding rhomboid family intramembrane serine protease gives MTKKAGVSFYSGIIYGPLLFVLSIWVVYWVEIRFGLRFTSFGIYPQKIEGLRGILLSPFIHGGLQHLFNNSVPLFVLSAALFYFYRNVKWKLLLTGLLLTGLLTWIIGRPSYHIGASGIVYLLASFLFFRGIFSKQYQLTALSLTVVFLYGSLLWYVFPIDATISWEGHLSGFLVGFVFSFFFKENTIPTKKYEWQREDYNPEEDEFLKHFDEHGNFIESIPDTDSIEEEKTNASRIVYHFKKIKKEKPSD, from the coding sequence ATGACAAAAAAAGCAGGTGTATCTTTTTATTCAGGAATCATTTATGGTCCTTTACTATTTGTGCTGAGTATATGGGTAGTATATTGGGTAGAAATACGTTTTGGGTTACGATTTACTAGCTTTGGCATATATCCGCAAAAAATTGAAGGATTAAGAGGAATTCTTTTAAGTCCTTTTATTCACGGAGGGCTGCAACATCTATTTAATAATTCTGTGCCATTATTTGTACTGAGCGCTGCATTGTTTTATTTCTATAGAAATGTTAAATGGAAATTATTGCTTACCGGTCTTTTATTAACAGGTTTACTTACGTGGATTATTGGTAGGCCGTCTTATCACATTGGGGCTAGTGGTATTGTTTATTTACTTGCTTCTTTTTTGTTTTTCAGAGGTATTTTTTCAAAACAATATCAATTAACAGCCTTGTCTTTAACGGTTGTTTTTCTTTACGGTAGTTTATTGTGGTATGTATTTCCTATTGATGCGACTATATCTTGGGAAGGTCATTTATCTGGTTTTTTAGTTGGCTTTGTTTTTTCATTCTTTTTTAAAGAAAATACAATTCCTACGAAAAAATATGAATGGCAACGCGAAGACTATAACCCAGAAGAAGATGAATTTTTAAAGCATTTTGATGAACATGGTAATTTTATAGAATCAATACCTGATACAGATTCTATTGAAGAAGAGAAAACAAACGCTTCTAGAATAGTGTATCATTTTAAAAAGATTAAAAAAGAGAAACCGAGTGATTAA
- the rlmB gene encoding 23S rRNA (guanosine(2251)-2'-O)-methyltransferase RlmB, with product MSKKNNIFGIYPVLEAIKSETEIDKVYIQKDSENDKIATIVEKLEQLNVTINHVPVEKLNRLTNGNHQGVVAVTSPISFVSLEDIVEKTLSSTKTPLFLVLDQISDVRNFGAIIRTAECTGVDAIIIQKKGGAPVSGDTVKTSAGAIFKIPICKVDHIKDAIFYLQGSGIKTIAATEKTNSSIYDTSLNEPLALIMGSEGKGVSASVLKLVDAQASLPLHGEINSLNVSVACGAFLYEVVRQRNL from the coding sequence ATGAGCAAAAAAAATAACATCTTCGGAATATATCCAGTACTAGAAGCGATAAAGTCTGAAACAGAGATTGACAAAGTCTACATTCAAAAGGATTCTGAAAACGATAAAATTGCAACTATAGTAGAAAAATTAGAGCAACTTAACGTTACTATAAACCATGTTCCTGTTGAAAAATTAAACAGACTAACAAATGGTAATCATCAAGGAGTTGTGGCTGTAACCTCCCCTATTTCATTCGTAAGTCTTGAAGATATAGTTGAAAAAACTCTAAGTTCAACAAAAACTCCATTATTTTTAGTGCTTGATCAAATAAGTGATGTGCGCAATTTTGGCGCTATTATTAGAACTGCTGAATGTACTGGCGTTGATGCAATTATCATACAAAAAAAAGGAGGAGCACCAGTTTCTGGAGACACCGTAAAAACTTCAGCAGGGGCAATATTTAAAATACCTATTTGCAAAGTAGATCATATTAAAGATGCCATCTTTTACCTACAAGGGTCAGGTATAAAAACTATTGCAGCAACAGAGAAAACCAATTCATCAATATATGATACATCACTTAATGAGCCACTGGCATTAATAATGGGTTCTGAAGGAAAGGGTGTTTCAGCCTCGGTATTAAAACTTGTTGATGCACAAGCTTCATTACCATTACACGGGGAAATTAATTCACTTAACGTTTCTGTAGCTTGTGGGGCTTTTTTATATGAGGTCGTTAGGCAGCGTAACCTTTAA
- a CDS encoding RagB/SusD family nutrient uptake outer membrane protein, with product MKKLIVLFIITIVAHGFISCEDQLNLKDPSALGTDNFIFDGESALSAMLDGYNDMQGDATGAYVTGAYPRMMQGLYSDDLLHPGSFPTLDEALVNNFQANNINVSRLFNQHYDLINTGTEVMRLTQELDPETEIDPELQSQIIAECHAMRAYGYLQLVKIFGGLPITELTYPLDGDAANDTPRSSEADVYAYILSEIQLAEGKLNPNNPVTQFTNDAVQVMKAEAYLFQENYTAVENTLTPLIGDYSLTETYAEVFDLNALENSTAIMRLNLNAADGGDLQLFFTSSGRREVSPSQSLVNAFEPNDSRLELISNPDDPTTSFINKFRSNTSFFPYIYRYEDVLFMYAEVLARRNSPEAATYLNLIRERAGLGPIGAFNASNVASVIAQERRVEFYGEIDRWETVKRLGLAQQVISSKGITFTNRQLLWPIPQDEINRNALISQADQNPGY from the coding sequence ATGAAAAAATTAATAGTTCTATTTATAATAACAATTGTCGCTCACGGTTTTATTAGCTGTGAAGATCAATTAAATTTAAAAGATCCTTCTGCATTAGGAACTGACAACTTTATTTTTGATGGAGAGTCTGCCCTAAGTGCAATGCTTGACGGTTATAATGACATGCAAGGTGACGCAACAGGTGCTTATGTTACCGGTGCTTATCCAAGAATGATGCAAGGTCTTTATTCAGATGATTTACTTCACCCTGGTTCTTTCCCTACGTTAGACGAGGCTTTAGTAAATAATTTTCAAGCAAATAACATCAATGTATCTAGATTATTTAATCAACACTATGATTTAATAAACACTGGTACTGAAGTAATGAGATTAACTCAAGAGTTGGATCCTGAGACTGAAATTGATCCTGAACTTCAGAGTCAAATCATTGCTGAATGTCATGCTATGAGAGCTTACGGATATTTACAGTTAGTTAAAATCTTTGGTGGTTTACCAATTACTGAACTAACTTATCCTCTAGACGGAGATGCTGCAAATGATACACCTAGATCTTCTGAAGCTGATGTATATGCTTACATTTTAAGTGAAATACAATTAGCTGAAGGAAAGTTAAACCCTAATAACCCTGTAACGCAATTCACCAATGACGCTGTTCAAGTAATGAAAGCTGAAGCTTATTTGTTTCAAGAAAATTACACTGCAGTAGAAAACACATTAACACCTCTTATTGGTGATTATAGTTTAACAGAAACGTATGCTGAAGTTTTTGATCTTAATGCTCTTGAAAATTCAACAGCAATTATGAGATTAAACTTAAACGCAGCTGATGGTGGTGATTTACAATTATTCTTTACATCTTCTGGAAGAAGAGAAGTATCTCCTTCTCAATCTTTAGTTAACGCCTTTGAGCCTAACGACAGCAGATTAGAGTTAATTAGTAACCCAGATGATCCTACCACATCATTTATTAATAAGTTCCGTTCAAATACTTCGTTCTTCCCATATATTTATAGATATGAAGATGTATTATTTATGTACGCTGAAGTATTAGCAAGGAGAAATAGTCCTGAAGCAGCAACGTACTTAAACTTAATAAGAGAAAGAGCAGGACTAGGTCCTATTGGAGCATTTAACGCATCAAATGTTGCTTCTGTAATCGCTCAAGAGAGACGTGTAGAATTTTATGGTGAAATTGACAGATGGGAAACAGTTAAAAGACTTGGCTTAGCTCAACAAGTAATAAGCAGCAAAGGTATTACTTTTACTAACCGTCAATTATTGTGGCCTATACCTCAAGACGAAATTAACCGAAATGCTTTAATTAGTCAAGCAGACCAGAATCCTGGTTACTAA